Proteins encoded by one window of Brevibacterium atlanticum:
- a CDS encoding DUF4194 domain-containing protein: MIPTDHVEPTEAAARNSAHPTSPAGDDRTSAEVGAASASESFGNGAAHNPSGLWSGDTGTLGERTRRVLLELLKGPYVSGVQSPQLWSALVADEGLVRSRLHDLFLDLVIDRVDEFAFTRKIVTDEIDAPAAVRSERLTFLDTAMLLVLRQMLLAAPGEKRVIVDRDEVYERLAIYRTGDESTFQRNLNGAWSRMSNRLRVLHKAGEDRYEISPMVKFLIDEDRVRELIDVYERIAAGETEAGEDLGDAVADTDTDADDGAEDEADTEPGSDSDTTAEPEEGDA; the protein is encoded by the coding sequence ATGATCCCCACCGACCACGTCGAACCCACCGAGGCGGCCGCCCGCAACAGTGCCCACCCGACCTCACCGGCCGGTGACGACAGGACATCCGCCGAGGTGGGGGCCGCCTCGGCGAGTGAATCCTTCGGGAACGGTGCCGCCCACAACCCGTCGGGACTGTGGTCCGGTGACACCGGAACCCTGGGGGAGCGGACCCGGCGCGTGCTGCTCGAACTGCTCAAAGGCCCCTACGTCTCCGGCGTGCAGAGCCCGCAGCTGTGGTCAGCGCTCGTGGCCGACGAAGGACTCGTCCGCTCGCGCCTGCACGACCTGTTCCTCGACCTCGTCATCGACCGCGTCGACGAGTTCGCATTCACCCGCAAGATCGTCACCGACGAGATCGACGCACCCGCCGCGGTGCGCAGCGAACGGCTGACCTTCCTCGATACGGCCATGCTCCTCGTGCTGCGGCAGATGCTGCTCGCCGCGCCCGGGGAGAAGCGCGTCATCGTCGATCGCGACGAGGTCTACGAGCGGCTCGCGATCTACCGCACCGGCGACGAATCGACGTTCCAGCGCAATCTCAACGGCGCCTGGTCGCGGATGAGCAACCGGCTGCGTGTGCTGCACAAGGCCGGCGAGGATCGGTACGAGATCTCCCCGATGGTGAAGTTCCTCATCGACGAGGATCGAGTGCGCGAACTCATCGACGTCTACGAACGCATCGCCGCAGGTGAGACCGAGGCTGGTGAGGATCTCGGCGATGCAGTTGCTGACACAGATACCGATGCTGATGATGGCGCTGAGGATGAGGCAGACACCGAGCCGGGCTCGGACTCCGACACCACGGCCGAGCCCGAGGAGGGCGACGCGTGA
- a CDS encoding DUF3375 domain-containing protein translates to MSALSSALAYRRLLESNATLRMLRADNLAVMAGTLDAHLGRPGTRMNTEDLHESIDADLEELRDHFDLSLRTAKAYCDDWRRAEILVRRPATGARGETYELSAAGFDAIRMLEQLRTPPQTATESRLVSLAQSVHQLAIDTDPDSSRRLAALRAERDRIDAEIARVRRGDPRSVVLDRRRANERVSDILQQAQGLPADFARVRARFEELNQELRISILAAEDSQSQVLDEVFRGVDLIESSDEGRTFSAFSALVRDPEQSAAFDDDIAAILDRDFSATLSLATRRSLRTLMRQMKDGSREVSDILTEFARGLRRYVHSHEFQRDRVMRTLLQEGLAAAAPVSQELKPYDEIGIDLELSSVSLGSVGEVILHDPEEFNAGDELGEATDSEIDFAELIAVARESEIDFAELTENINSVVTSAHEASVAEVLETFPATQGLASVVGLLSLASTYGHVDHDNREILTWSGIDGIARTAAIRRHYFTEGITL, encoded by the coding sequence ATGTCCGCCCTGTCATCCGCACTCGCCTACCGGCGACTGCTCGAATCGAATGCCACTCTGCGCATGCTCCGGGCCGACAACCTCGCCGTCATGGCCGGGACCCTCGACGCCCACCTCGGACGGCCGGGTACTCGGATGAACACCGAGGACCTGCACGAGAGCATCGACGCCGACCTCGAAGAACTCCGCGACCACTTCGACCTCTCCCTGCGCACCGCGAAGGCGTACTGCGACGACTGGCGACGAGCCGAGATCCTCGTCCGCAGACCCGCGACCGGGGCCAGAGGCGAGACCTACGAACTCTCCGCCGCCGGCTTCGACGCCATCCGCATGCTCGAACAGCTGCGCACTCCTCCACAGACCGCCACCGAATCCCGCCTGGTCAGCCTCGCCCAATCCGTGCACCAACTGGCCATCGACACCGATCCCGACAGCTCCCGTAGGCTGGCCGCCCTGCGCGCCGAACGGGACCGCATCGACGCCGAGATCGCCCGGGTCCGCCGTGGCGACCCTCGGTCCGTCGTCCTCGACCGCCGGCGAGCGAACGAACGCGTTTCCGACATCCTCCAGCAGGCGCAGGGGCTGCCCGCCGACTTCGCCCGCGTGCGCGCTCGCTTCGAAGAGCTCAATCAGGAACTGCGGATCTCGATCCTCGCCGCCGAAGACTCCCAATCCCAGGTCCTCGACGAAGTCTTCCGCGGCGTCGACCTCATCGAATCCTCCGACGAGGGACGCACGTTCTCGGCATTCTCCGCCCTCGTCCGCGACCCCGAACAGTCCGCGGCCTTCGACGACGACATCGCCGCCATCCTCGACCGCGACTTCTCCGCCACCCTGTCCCTGGCCACCCGGCGCTCCCTGCGCACCCTGATGCGACAGATGAAGGACGGATCCCGCGAAGTCTCGGACATCCTCACCGAGTTCGCCCGCGGCCTGCGCCGCTACGTCCACTCCCACGAATTCCAACGCGACCGCGTCATGCGCACCCTCCTCCAAGAGGGCCTGGCCGCCGCGGCACCGGTATCGCAGGAACTCAAGCCCTACGACGAGATCGGCATCGACCTCGAACTCTCGAGCGTGTCCCTCGGCAGCGTCGGCGAGGTCATCCTCCATGACCCCGAGGAGTTCAACGCCGGAGACGAGCTCGGCGAGGCCACCGACTCCGAGATCGACTTCGCCGAACTCATCGCCGTCGCCCGCGAATCCGAAATCGACTTCGCCGAACTCACCGAGAACATCAACTCCGTTGTCACCTCTGCCCACGAAGCCTCCGTCGCCGAGGTGCTCGAGACCTTCCCCGCCACCCAGGGGTTGGCGAGCGTCGTCGGACTGTTGTCCCTGGCCAGTACGTACGGCCACGTCGATCACGACAATCGCGAAATCCTCACCTGGTCCGGCATCGACGGCATCGCCCGCACCGCCGCGATCCGCCGCCACTACTTCACCGAAGGCATCACCCTATGA
- a CDS encoding MmcQ/YjbR family DNA-binding protein, translating to MEPATVLRLAHEQAMQYPSVDIDHPFGPENSVYKVRGKMFMMAYRLRGVPSINLKIDPLDGEVLRDAYAEITPGYHMNKKHWITVAGGAEEPGDRFDSDLLHDLVLESYCLVVAKMPKKDRPVDPVTFGGRGSAD from the coding sequence ATGGAACCCGCTACCGTGCTCCGCCTGGCCCATGAGCAGGCCATGCAGTACCCCTCGGTCGACATCGACCATCCCTTCGGGCCGGAGAACTCCGTGTACAAGGTGCGCGGGAAGATGTTCATGATGGCCTATCGGCTGCGTGGGGTCCCCAGCATCAACCTCAAGATCGACCCCCTCGATGGTGAGGTGCTTCGGGATGCCTATGCCGAGATCACTCCGGGCTATCACATGAATAAGAAGCACTGGATCACCGTGGCCGGCGGCGCAGAGGAACCCGGGGACCGGTTCGACTCCGACCTGCTCCACGACCTCGTCCTCGAGTCCTACTGTCTCGTCGTCGCGAAGATGCCGAAGAAGGATCGTCCCGTCGATCCCGTGACCTTCGGTGGGAGGGGCTCCGCGGACTGA
- a CDS encoding asparaginase, which produces MPETSSQTAPHLLLAALGGTIASTANAAGGVAPALGGAEIAAAAGLDQVWPNLQADFIQVAQVSSANVTLEMLFDVVELARTSSADGIVLTQGTDTLEESAFGLWLLNDSGTHIAVTGAMRNPTLPGADGPANVRAAALTALSDQVKGLPATLVFNDEVHDPRFVSKSHTTSTAAFSSGPVLGAIGWLSEDDLHLPHAPQAPTSPFAGLQRPDRLAKVALAEVGMGEPADTLDLFAGSDFAGAVLSGVGGGHVPAELLPAVARLAESMPVVLASRTGSGASLHRTYGYPGGEIGLLESGLIPAGILDARKARIVLTLALSFGLDPAEVFAHFA; this is translated from the coding sequence ATGCCTGAGACCTCTTCGCAGACCGCCCCTCACCTGCTGTTGGCCGCCCTCGGCGGCACGATCGCCTCGACCGCCAATGCCGCAGGTGGAGTTGCCCCCGCGCTCGGCGGCGCCGAGATCGCCGCGGCCGCCGGACTCGATCAGGTGTGGCCGAATCTGCAGGCCGATTTCATCCAGGTCGCTCAGGTCTCGAGCGCGAATGTCACTCTTGAGATGCTCTTCGATGTCGTCGAGCTCGCCCGCACGAGCTCGGCCGACGGAATCGTGCTCACGCAGGGCACTGACACCCTCGAAGAGTCGGCCTTCGGGCTCTGGCTGCTCAATGATTCGGGCACCCATATCGCCGTCACTGGGGCGATGCGCAATCCGACTCTGCCCGGTGCCGATGGCCCCGCCAACGTCCGTGCCGCTGCGCTCACCGCCCTGTCCGACCAGGTCAAAGGCCTTCCGGCCACGCTGGTGTTCAACGACGAGGTCCACGATCCGAGGTTCGTCTCGAAGTCGCACACCACCTCGACGGCGGCATTCTCCTCCGGGCCCGTGCTCGGGGCGATCGGCTGGCTGAGCGAGGATGACCTCCACCTTCCGCACGCCCCACAGGCTCCGACGTCGCCGTTCGCGGGGCTGCAACGTCCGGATCGCTTGGCGAAGGTCGCTCTCGCCGAGGTGGGGATGGGTGAGCCGGCAGACACCCTTGATCTCTTCGCCGGGTCCGACTTCGCCGGTGCCGTACTCTCGGGCGTCGGCGGAGGGCACGTCCCCGCGGAGCTGCTGCCTGCAGTGGCCCGTCTGGCCGAGTCGATGCCCGTCGTGCTCGCTTCCCGCACCGGCTCGGGTGCCAGCCTGCACCGAACCTACGGATATCCCGGCGGCGAGATCGGTCTGCTCGAGTCCGGACTCATCCCCGCCGGAATCCTCGACGCCCGCAAGGCTCGCATCGTGCTCACCCTGGCGCTGAGCTTCGGCCTGGACCCCGCCGAGGTGTTCGCGCACTTCGCGTAG
- a CDS encoding LacI family DNA-binding transcriptional regulator, which yields MAKVSMREVADHAGVSVGTVSHVVNGSSKVAASTAEKVNEAIDELGFVRNAAARQLRSGHSSSLGLVVLDTSNPFFASVAHGARQACDESGLSLLIGDSGTDEARESKYVDLFAEQRVNGLLVTPTGSDLSQLESIAGRGTPVMLVDRASNGYALSSVTVDNVAGGRMALDHILAGGCMRPAFIGGPQSLPQVADRLLGARERVAGSGLDLPVFGTEELTILAGRNAGEKVVALPDGERPDAVFCANDLLAVGFMQAVLMFSDLRIPDDIAIVGYDDIDYAFSTIVPLTSVRQPAELLGRTAVETLLQENASVSSEHHDREFTPELVVRGSTRPI from the coding sequence ATGGCGAAAGTGAGTATGCGCGAGGTCGCCGACCATGCCGGAGTCTCCGTCGGGACCGTGTCCCACGTGGTCAATGGCTCATCAAAGGTGGCGGCGTCGACCGCTGAGAAAGTGAATGAGGCGATCGATGAGCTCGGCTTCGTTCGCAATGCCGCAGCGAGACAGTTGAGATCGGGCCACAGCAGCAGTTTGGGGCTCGTCGTGCTCGACACGTCCAACCCGTTCTTCGCTTCGGTCGCCCATGGCGCCAGGCAGGCGTGTGATGAGTCGGGACTGTCGTTGCTCATCGGAGATTCAGGCACTGATGAGGCACGGGAGTCGAAGTACGTGGACCTGTTCGCTGAACAGCGAGTCAATGGCCTCCTGGTGACGCCGACCGGTTCCGATCTGTCCCAGCTCGAATCCATCGCCGGTCGTGGGACGCCCGTCATGCTCGTCGACCGTGCATCGAACGGCTACGCTCTGTCGTCGGTGACTGTGGACAACGTCGCCGGAGGACGGATGGCGCTCGACCACATCCTTGCCGGCGGCTGCATGCGCCCGGCCTTCATCGGGGGGCCGCAATCTCTGCCGCAGGTCGCTGACCGATTGCTCGGAGCACGGGAGCGTGTGGCGGGGTCAGGGCTTGACCTGCCGGTGTTCGGCACCGAGGAGCTGACCATTCTGGCCGGTCGGAACGCGGGGGAGAAGGTCGTCGCCCTGCCTGACGGAGAACGACCCGATGCTGTCTTCTGCGCCAACGATCTGCTTGCCGTCGGCTTCATGCAGGCGGTGCTCATGTTCAGCGATCTGAGAATCCCCGACGACATCGCGATCGTCGGTTATGACGACATCGACTACGCGTTCTCGACGATCGTCCCACTGACCTCCGTGCGACAGCCGGCCGAGCTCCTGGGACGGACTGCAGTCGAGACGCTGCTGCAGGAGAACGCCTCTGTCTCCAGTGAGCACCATGATCGAGAATTCACTCCAGAGCTCGTCGTTCGCGGTTCGACCCGTCCGATCTGA
- a CDS encoding MFS transporter — MRDTTTSSKWKATVAVAMSNYIEAGSIIAIATSMSLWQTEFGLDSMAVGLLSALSANAFGAAIGAAIGGPLCDRYGRKFIYTYDLLLYMFGTLFAIFAFNFASLLIGFVLTGIAVGAGVTAAWTYIAEEAPDGRRAGHVGVAQLAWSIGPMIGFLLAALLEPMGLLGSRIIFAHLFVIAFITWWVRRGLAESRRWTEKNANPNSVSTYRGFFEMFANRKNLTALLFLIGVYGLWNTVAGQAGIFQPRIYEATGLTDARSQYLLQVLVWGLTSAATFFGFMRYGDKVSRKWLYGFGAGLGVIAWAVLIYGPAGWFSLLTFAIGWGVSSGIGAQAFYGLWAAELFATRYRASAQGFMFMIVRVMVGVLSLWFPLMLEKTGIHGVGVLILGLLIAALLIGMIWAPKTQNKTLEEIEIERYGRLLDADHATEAAAGNIRPDGTPAVRES; from the coding sequence GTGAGGGACACAACGACGTCGTCCAAATGGAAGGCCACGGTCGCCGTGGCCATGTCGAACTACATCGAGGCCGGTTCGATCATCGCGATCGCCACGAGTATGAGCCTGTGGCAGACCGAGTTCGGTCTCGACAGCATGGCCGTCGGTCTGCTCAGCGCCTTGAGCGCCAATGCGTTCGGCGCTGCCATCGGAGCAGCCATCGGCGGACCGCTGTGCGACCGCTACGGCCGCAAGTTCATCTACACCTACGACCTGCTGCTATACATGTTCGGCACGCTGTTCGCGATCTTCGCGTTCAACTTCGCCTCACTGCTCATCGGTTTCGTCCTCACCGGCATCGCCGTCGGAGCCGGCGTCACCGCCGCATGGACCTACATCGCCGAGGAGGCTCCTGACGGTCGTCGCGCCGGTCACGTCGGCGTCGCCCAGCTCGCTTGGTCCATCGGACCGATGATCGGCTTCCTGCTCGCTGCACTGCTCGAGCCCATGGGGCTGCTCGGCTCGCGGATCATCTTCGCCCACCTCTTCGTCATCGCGTTCATCACCTGGTGGGTCCGTCGCGGTCTCGCTGAGTCACGCCGGTGGACGGAGAAGAATGCGAATCCCAACAGCGTCAGCACCTACCGCGGTTTCTTCGAGATGTTCGCCAACAGGAAGAATCTCACCGCACTCCTCTTCCTCATCGGCGTCTACGGACTCTGGAACACCGTGGCCGGGCAGGCAGGCATCTTCCAGCCGCGCATCTACGAAGCAACCGGACTCACCGATGCCCGCTCGCAGTACCTGCTGCAGGTGCTCGTCTGGGGCCTGACCAGTGCCGCTACCTTCTTCGGTTTCATGCGCTACGGAGACAAGGTCTCCCGCAAGTGGCTCTACGGCTTCGGTGCCGGGCTCGGCGTCATCGCTTGGGCCGTTCTCATCTACGGTCCAGCCGGCTGGTTCTCACTGCTGACGTTCGCCATCGGCTGGGGCGTCTCCTCGGGCATCGGCGCTCAGGCCTTCTACGGACTGTGGGCAGCCGAACTCTTCGCCACCCGTTACCGGGCCTCCGCGCAGGGCTTCATGTTCATGATCGTGCGCGTCATGGTCGGCGTCCTCTCCCTGTGGTTCCCCCTCATGCTCGAGAAGACCGGCATCCATGGTGTCGGCGTCCTCATCCTCGGCCTCCTCATCGCGGCCCTGCTCATCGGCATGATCTGGGCACCGAAGACGCAGAACAAGACCCTCGAGGAGATCGAGATCGAACGCTACGGACGACTTCTCGACGCTGATCACGCCACCGAGGCGGCCGCGGGCAACATCCGTCCCGACGGCACCCCAGCGGTCAGGGAGTCCTGA
- a CDS encoding L-rhamnose mutarotase encodes MERVCFRMQVDPARLEDYIAAHRAVWPEMLEALEATGWRNYSLFADPRGMVIGYLETEDYEAAQKGMELTEINAAWQESMSPYFAAGGSFDAGPERLREVFHLEDQLTKNSAPQQQ; translated from the coding sequence ATGGAACGCGTGTGCTTCCGCATGCAGGTCGACCCCGCCCGCCTCGAGGACTACATCGCTGCTCACCGAGCAGTGTGGCCGGAGATGCTCGAGGCTCTCGAAGCTACAGGGTGGCGCAATTACTCTCTGTTCGCCGATCCGCGTGGCATGGTCATCGGCTATCTCGAGACCGAGGACTACGAAGCAGCGCAGAAGGGCATGGAGCTCACGGAGATCAATGCCGCCTGGCAGGAGTCGATGTCCCCGTACTTCGCGGCAGGAGGATCCTTCGACGCCGGTCCCGAACGGCTGCGAGAGGTCTTCCACCTCGAGGATCAACTCACCAAGAACTCAGCACCACAGCAACAGTAA
- the rhaI gene encoding L-rhamnose isomerase, whose amino-acid sequence MSTPRTFSDITAQLTAQAIELPSWAFGNSGTRFKVFGTPGTPRDPFEKIADAAKVHELTGLAPQVALHIPWDLCDFDELATHAEGLGVRLGTVNSNTFQDDDFKFGALTHEDRAIRTKAIDHHLECIDVMDRTGSRDLKIWLAEGSNYPGQADMRGRQDRLHDSLSRIYNRLGDDQRLVLEYKFFEPSFYHTDVPDWGTSYAQVAALGERAMVCLDTGHHAPGTNIEFIVMQLLRLGKLGSFDFNSRFYADDDLMVGAADPFQLFRIIHEVIRGGGLNNPNVAFMLDQCHNVENKIEGQIRSVLNVQEMTARALLLDTAALQEAQLDGDVITANNIFMDAFYTDVRPDLAEWRVSRGLPADPIRAFRDCGYQEQIAADRVGGTQAGWGA is encoded by the coding sequence ATGAGCACTCCCCGCACCTTCTCCGACATCACCGCCCAGCTAACCGCGCAGGCGATCGAACTGCCGTCGTGGGCGTTCGGCAACTCCGGCACCCGGTTCAAGGTCTTCGGCACTCCAGGCACCCCACGGGACCCGTTCGAGAAGATCGCCGACGCCGCCAAGGTCCACGAACTCACCGGCCTCGCGCCGCAGGTGGCACTGCACATCCCTTGGGACCTCTGCGACTTCGACGAGCTGGCCACGCACGCAGAAGGTCTCGGGGTCCGACTCGGCACCGTCAATTCGAACACCTTCCAGGACGACGACTTCAAGTTCGGAGCACTGACTCATGAAGACCGGGCGATCCGCACGAAGGCGATCGATCATCATCTCGAATGCATCGATGTCATGGACCGCACCGGCTCGCGCGATCTCAAGATCTGGTTGGCAGAGGGCTCGAACTATCCGGGCCAGGCGGATATGCGCGGCCGTCAGGACCGACTCCACGACTCGCTGAGCAGAATCTACAACCGCCTCGGCGACGATCAGCGGTTGGTACTCGAGTACAAGTTCTTCGAACCGTCGTTCTATCACACGGATGTCCCCGACTGGGGTACGAGCTATGCCCAAGTGGCCGCTCTCGGCGAGAGGGCGATGGTCTGCCTCGACACCGGACATCACGCGCCGGGAACGAACATCGAGTTCATCGTCATGCAGCTGCTGCGGCTGGGCAAGCTCGGCTCCTTCGACTTCAACTCGCGGTTCTACGCCGATGACGACCTCATGGTCGGTGCCGCCGACCCGTTCCAGCTCTTCCGCATCATCCACGAGGTGATTCGCGGCGGGGGCCTCAACAACCCGAACGTCGCGTTCATGCTCGACCAGTGCCACAACGTGGAGAACAAGATCGAGGGCCAGATCCGGTCGGTGCTCAACGTTCAGGAGATGACCGCCCGCGCACTCCTCCTCGACACCGCGGCCCTGCAGGAAGCTCAGCTGGACGGTGATGTCATCACCGCCAACAACATCTTCATGGATGCGTTCTACACCGACGTTCGTCCGGATCTGGCGGAGTGGAGAGTCTCCCGCGGTCTGCCCGCCGACCCGATCCGCGCGTTCCGCGACTGCGGCTACCAAGAGCAGATCGCCGCTGACCGCGTCGGCGGAACCCAAGCCGGCTGGGGCGCCTGA
- a CDS encoding bifunctional aldolase/short-chain dehydrogenase, which translates to MTNPTVNELIARSNSLGADRRNTNYAGGNTSAKGTDIDPVTGETVELLWVKGSGGDLGTLTPEGLAVLRLDRLRAMEQTYPGVEREDEMVAAFDYTLHGKGGAAPSIDTAMHGLVDAAHVDHLHPDSGIAIATAADGEALTQTIFDGLVVWVPWRRPGFQLGLDIAAIRKANPQAIGTILGGHGITAWGATSAESEENSRWIIDTAARYIEEHGRPDPFGQVRPDYAGLPTDERRAKAAALAPHLRRLASADKTMVGHFTDDPAVLEFLAGDKLNALAELGTSCPDHFLRTKVKPLVIDLLASTSVEDIIAALPALHEAYRADYQAYYDRHAEPDSPAIRGADPAIILVPGVGMFSYGADKQTARVAGEFYVNAINVMRGAEALSSYAPISEAEKFRIEYWALEEAKLKRKPAPKPMASRVAFVTGAASGIGKAIATRLASEGACVVIADLDRDKAEAAAAELGSSDVAIGVAADVSDEAGVQSALAEAVLAFGGIDLIVNNAGLSLSKSLFDTTEADWDLQHDVMAKGSFLVSKNAARILVDQGIGGDIVYISSKNSVFAGPNNIAYSATKADQAHQVRLLAAELGEHGIRVNGINPDGVVRGSGIFAGGWGAQRAKTYGVEEKDLGKFYAQRTILGREVVPENVANAVFALCTDDFSHTTGLHVPVDAGVAAAFLR; encoded by the coding sequence ATGACCAACCCGACAGTGAACGAACTCATCGCCCGCTCGAACTCGCTGGGGGCCGACCGCCGCAACACGAACTATGCCGGCGGCAACACCTCTGCCAAAGGCACCGACATCGACCCGGTGACCGGTGAGACCGTCGAACTGCTGTGGGTCAAGGGCTCGGGCGGCGACCTCGGCACGCTCACCCCCGAAGGACTGGCGGTGCTCCGACTCGACCGATTGAGAGCAATGGAGCAGACCTACCCGGGCGTCGAGCGGGAAGACGAAATGGTCGCGGCCTTCGACTACACCCTGCACGGAAAGGGCGGAGCAGCACCATCGATCGACACCGCCATGCACGGTCTCGTCGACGCCGCGCACGTCGACCACCTACATCCGGATTCGGGGATCGCGATCGCCACCGCCGCCGACGGTGAGGCGCTGACGCAGACCATCTTCGACGGCTTGGTCGTGTGGGTGCCCTGGCGTCGGCCCGGCTTCCAGCTCGGACTCGACATCGCTGCGATCCGCAAGGCGAACCCGCAGGCGATCGGCACCATCCTCGGTGGTCACGGGATCACGGCGTGGGGAGCCACCTCTGCGGAGTCCGAGGAGAACTCACGCTGGATCATCGACACTGCGGCACGCTATATCGAGGAGCACGGCCGGCCCGACCCCTTCGGTCAGGTCCGACCGGACTATGCGGGCCTGCCGACAGACGAACGCCGGGCCAAGGCCGCCGCCCTCGCACCGCACCTGCGCAGGCTCGCCTCGGCGGATAAGACCATGGTCGGTCACTTCACCGACGATCCCGCCGTGCTCGAGTTCCTCGCCGGCGACAAGCTCAACGCCTTGGCGGAGCTCGGCACGAGCTGCCCCGACCATTTCCTGCGCACGAAGGTCAAACCGCTGGTCATCGACCTGCTTGCGAGCACCTCGGTCGAGGACATCATCGCAGCGCTGCCCGCCTTGCACGAGGCCTACCGAGCCGACTACCAGGCCTATTACGATCGCCACGCGGAACCGGATTCCCCGGCCATACGGGGAGCCGATCCGGCCATCATCCTCGTCCCCGGCGTCGGCATGTTCTCCTACGGCGCGGACAAGCAGACCGCACGGGTGGCCGGAGAGTTCTACGTCAACGCCATCAATGTCATGCGCGGTGCAGAGGCCCTGTCGTCCTACGCTCCGATCTCCGAAGCCGAGAAGTTCCGCATCGAATACTGGGCATTGGAGGAGGCGAAGCTCAAACGGAAGCCGGCACCGAAGCCCATGGCCTCCCGCGTCGCTTTCGTCACCGGGGCGGCTTCGGGCATCGGCAAAGCGATCGCCACACGATTGGCCTCCGAAGGCGCCTGCGTCGTCATCGCCGACCTCGACCGCGACAAGGCCGAGGCCGCCGCCGCGGAGCTCGGCTCCTCCGATGTCGCCATCGGTGTCGCCGCCGACGTCTCCGATGAGGCGGGGGTACAGTCGGCACTCGCCGAGGCGGTGCTCGCATTCGGAGGAATCGACCTCATCGTCAACAACGCCGGGCTGTCCCTGTCGAAGTCGCTGTTCGACACGACCGAGGCCGACTGGGACCTCCAACACGATGTCATGGCCAAGGGTTCGTTCCTCGTGTCGAAGAACGCCGCACGGATCCTCGTCGACCAGGGCATCGGCGGCGACATCGTCTACATCTCCTCAAAGAACTCGGTGTTCGCGGGCCCGAACAACATCGCCTACTCGGCGACGAAGGCCGACCAAGCCCATCAGGTGCGTCTGCTCGCCGCCGAGCTCGGCGAACACGGCATTCGCGTCAACGGGATCAACCCCGATGGAGTCGTCCGCGGATCCGGCATCTTCGCCGGAGGCTGGGGTGCCCAGCGAGCGAAGACCTACGGAGTCGAGGAGAAGGACCTGGGCAAGTTCTACGCCCAGCGCACCATCCTCGGCCGTGAGGTCGTTCCGGAGAACGTCGCGAATGCCGTCTTCGCTCTGTGCACCGACGACTTCTCGCACACGACCGGTCTGCACGTGCCCGTCGACGCCGGCGTGGCCGCCGCCTTCCTGCGGTGA